The following are encoded together in the Gasterosteus aculeatus chromosome 7, fGasAcu3.hap1.1, whole genome shotgun sequence genome:
- the LOC144410364 gene encoding uncharacterized protein LOC144410364, translating into MMMKMIFLLVSAAALLHASALPLNQRENLNHIIDLVQQYNGTHRMGNFVENVKELANCNSIFFCKVHKILRKHFGKNSSEEEVKIVRNLEMFNGAQNQTCAVLLKNGTTHHNSIQIPRLLEDLVKCIQNTNMMN; encoded by the exons atgatgatgaagatgattttTCTGCTGGTTTCCGCTGCGGCGCTGCTCCACGCTTCAGCTCTGCCACTTAACCAAAGGGAAAACCTAAACCATATAATTGACCTGGTGCAACAATACAATGGGACTCATCGTATG GGGAACTTTGTGGAAAATGTCAAAGAGTTGGCCAATTGTAAT AGCATCTTCTTCTGCAAAGTGCACAAAATCCTGCGTAAGCACTTCGGTAAAAATtcctcggaggaggaggtgaagattGTGAGAAACTTGGAGATGTTTAACGGAGCCCAAAAT CAAACCTGTGCAGTGTTACTAAAGAACGGAACGACTCATCACAACAGCATACAGATTCCGCGACTTCTCGAGGACCTTGTCAAGTGTATCCAGAACACCAACATGATGAACTAA